One genomic segment of Gaiellales bacterium includes these proteins:
- the nadC gene encoding carboxylating nicotinate-nucleotide diphosphorylase encodes MSRAALDRVIDEALAEDVGDGDVTTDSIVPAGLRGSAGIVLREAGVVCGLDAAFAVIQRLDPDARLERLAEEGTRIDTVPALVARIHASMRALLTAERTALNILQRMSGIATTTRRYADAVDGTGVAVLDTRKTAPGLRTLDKAAVACGGGTNHRAGLHDAVLIKDNHLAVAGSVAAAVARVRERHPGAAVEVEVDTLEQLAQALEARADVILLDNMPPEQLRAAVAAANGRARLEASGGITIDTIREVAETGVDAVSVGALTHSVRALDLAMEVTPSAS; translated from the coding sequence ATGTCCAGAGCTGCACTCGACCGTGTGATCGACGAGGCGCTCGCCGAGGACGTCGGCGACGGCGACGTGACGACGGACTCGATCGTCCCCGCCGGCCTGCGCGGCAGCGCCGGCATCGTGCTGCGCGAAGCGGGTGTCGTCTGCGGGCTCGATGCGGCATTCGCGGTCATCCAGCGGCTCGACCCCGATGCGCGGCTGGAACGGCTGGCCGAGGAGGGCACCCGGATCGACACCGTCCCGGCACTCGTCGCGCGCATCCACGCATCGATGCGGGCACTGCTCACCGCCGAGCGGACGGCGCTGAACATCCTCCAGCGCATGTCGGGCATCGCGACCACGACGCGGCGGTATGCCGACGCGGTCGACGGGACGGGCGTCGCCGTGCTCGACACGCGGAAGACCGCCCCGGGCCTGCGAACGCTCGACAAGGCCGCTGTCGCCTGCGGTGGCGGCACGAACCACCGGGCCGGCCTGCATGACGCGGTCCTGATCAAGGACAACCACCTGGCGGTCGCCGGCTCCGTGGCCGCGGCCGTCGCGCGCGTCAGGGAGCGGCATCCGGGTGCGGCCGTCGAGGTCGAGGTGGACACGCTCGAGCAGCTGGCGCAGGCGCTCGAGGCGCGCGCCGATGTGATCCTGCTGGACAACATGCCTCCCGAGCAGCTGCGCGCGGCGGTCGCCGCGGCGAACGGCAGGGCCCGCCTCGAGGCCTCGGGCGGCATCACCATCGACACGATCCGCGAGGTCGCAGAGACCGGCGTCGACGCCGTCTCGGTGGGCGCGCTGACGCACTCGGTGCGCGCGCTCGACCTCGCCATGGAGGTGACACCATCAGCATCCTGA
- the nadB gene encoding L-aspartate oxidase → MKPDAHPPADLLVAGAGLAGLYAALQAARSAADVVLVTKGSLRSSNSFYAQGGVAAAIAPDDDPALHMTDTLAAGRGLCDPASVRILVHEGPERIRDLERFGVAFDLDEAGLPALGREGGHGRRRILHAGGSATGERIATTLIEQVLAEPRIRVLEHAAVLELIADGQDCGGAWVLGHDELLAVRARMTLIATGGAAALYARTTNPPGALGDGIAIAHRAGAAIRDMEFVQFHPTALAVGDRAFLISEAARGEGAHLVDEQGARFMLDVHADGELAPRDVVAREIQARLAGGRPSYLTLAHLDSETIRMRFPNLVTGAQEAGLDLTRDPLPVSPAAHYLMGGIATAPDGGTSLRGLYASGECASSGVHGANRLASNSLLECFVFSHRAVEAGLAAGHDAVECGAPPLRPLARAPLGDLRRRMWEGAGPLRDAAGLSRLIDWLDDRPASNPVTVAQMIARSALAREETRGAHVRLDHPDEDSAYLRHLPCPELHSTV, encoded by the coding sequence GTGAAGCCGGATGCCCACCCGCCAGCCGATCTGCTCGTTGCCGGAGCCGGGCTCGCGGGGCTGTACGCCGCGCTGCAGGCCGCCCGAAGCGCGGCCGACGTGGTGCTCGTCACCAAGGGGTCGCTGCGCTCGTCGAACTCCTTCTACGCGCAGGGCGGGGTCGCCGCCGCGATCGCGCCGGACGACGACCCGGCACTGCACATGACGGACACGCTGGCAGCCGGTCGCGGGCTGTGCGACCCCGCGTCCGTGCGGATCCTCGTGCACGAGGGCCCCGAGCGGATCCGCGACCTCGAGCGGTTCGGGGTAGCCTTCGACCTTGACGAGGCGGGACTCCCGGCGCTCGGCCGCGAGGGCGGGCATGGGCGCAGGCGCATTCTCCACGCCGGAGGCAGCGCCACCGGCGAGCGGATCGCCACCACCCTGATCGAGCAGGTGCTCGCCGAGCCCCGCATCCGCGTGCTCGAGCATGCGGCGGTGCTGGAGCTGATCGCCGACGGGCAGGACTGCGGCGGCGCCTGGGTGCTCGGCCACGACGAGCTGCTCGCCGTCCGCGCCCGGATGACGCTGATCGCCACCGGCGGAGCAGCCGCCCTGTACGCACGCACGACGAACCCGCCGGGAGCCCTCGGCGACGGCATCGCGATCGCCCATCGCGCCGGCGCCGCGATCAGGGACATGGAGTTCGTCCAGTTCCACCCGACCGCCCTCGCGGTCGGCGACCGCGCGTTCCTGATCTCCGAGGCGGCCCGCGGAGAGGGCGCCCACCTCGTGGACGAGCAGGGCGCACGATTCATGCTCGACGTCCATGCCGACGGCGAGCTGGCCCCTCGCGACGTGGTCGCCCGCGAGATCCAGGCGCGCCTGGCCGGCGGCCGTCCCAGCTATCTCACGCTCGCGCACCTGGACAGCGAGACGATTCGCATGCGCTTCCCCAACCTCGTCACCGGCGCCCAGGAGGCCGGGCTCGACCTGACCAGGGACCCGCTGCCGGTGTCACCCGCCGCGCACTATCTGATGGGCGGGATCGCGACCGCACCGGACGGGGGCACCAGCCTCCGCGGGCTCTACGCCAGCGGCGAGTGCGCATCCAGCGGCGTTCACGGTGCCAACCGCCTTGCCTCCAACTCGCTGCTCGAGTGCTTCGTCTTCTCGCATCGCGCGGTCGAGGCCGGGCTCGCGGCCGGGCATGACGCCGTCGAGTGCGGTGCGCCGCCGCTGCGGCCGCTGGCGCGCGCTCCGCTCGGCGACCTGCGGCGCCGCATGTGGGAGGGCGCGGGGCCGCTCCGCGACGCCGCCGGCCTGAGTCGTTTGATCGACTGGCTGGACGACCGGCCGGCGTCGAACCCCGTCACCGTCGCGCAGATGATCGCCCGCTCGGCGCTCGCGCGGGAGGAGACCCGCGGCGCGCACGTCCGCCTCGACCACCCGGACGAGGATTCCGCCTACCTCCGCCACCTCCCATGTCCAGAGCTGCACTCGACCGTGTGA
- a CDS encoding sigma-70 family RNA polymerase sigma factor has translation MADATSDDAEEPAGSDRAREAGERAHFEEEALAHADQLYRIALRLSGSSQSAEELVQETYLRAFRGWRSYRPGSNLAAWLATILRNAFLDEARKQQRRPAQESFEDTTEYYLYNQLAESGGEPQEAVLNRLAGGAIVDALADVPPTFREVVVLVDIGDFSYQEAADILGVPIGTVMSRLHRGRRALKQALAQRAGAEAP, from the coding sequence ATGGCCGACGCCACTTCCGACGACGCGGAGGAGCCCGCCGGTTCTGACCGCGCCCGCGAGGCGGGCGAGCGCGCGCACTTCGAGGAAGAGGCGCTCGCGCATGCCGACCAGCTCTACCGGATCGCGCTTCGTCTGAGCGGGTCGTCCCAGTCCGCCGAGGAGCTCGTGCAGGAGACGTACCTCCGCGCGTTCCGCGGCTGGCGCAGCTACCGGCCGGGCAGCAACCTGGCCGCCTGGCTCGCGACCATCCTGCGAAACGCGTTCCTGGACGAGGCGCGCAAGCAGCAGCGCCGCCCGGCGCAGGAGTCGTTCGAGGACACCACCGAGTACTACCTGTACAACCAGCTCGCGGAGTCCGGCGGCGAGCCGCAGGAGGCGGTTCTGAACCGTCTCGCCGGCGGCGCGATCGTGGACGCGCTGGCCGACGTCCCACCCACGTTCCGCGAGGTGGTCGTGCTCGTCGACATCGGCGATTTCAGCTATCAGGAGGCTGCGGACATCCTGGGCGTGCCGATCGGCACCGTGATGTCGCGGCTGCACCGGGGCCGGCGCGCCCTCAAACAGGCGCTCGCGCAGCGGGCGGGTGCGGAGGCACCATGA
- a CDS encoding zf-HC2 domain-containing protein has translation MTTSVDPCVGVESKLQPYLDRQLTPGEVSMIEQHLGDCAYCRERYHFEAKLRDTVKTVCCGDPVPEGLVDRVRLHCRGHREA, from the coding sequence ATGACGACGAGCGTGGATCCCTGCGTCGGCGTCGAGAGCAAGCTCCAGCCATACCTCGACCGGCAGCTGACGCCGGGCGAGGTGTCGATGATCGAGCAGCACCTGGGCGATTGCGCGTACTGCCGGGAGCGGTACCACTTCGAGGCGAAGCTCCGCGACACGGTCAAGACGGTCTGCTGCGGCGATCCCGTGCCCGAGGGGCTGGTCGACCGCGTGCGCCTGCACTGCCGCGGTCACCGCGAGGCGTAG
- a CDS encoding NTP transferase domain-containing protein: protein MLAAVILAAGEGRRYGGAKQLHDVGGRPMLEVVCATVADAGVETRRVVLGARAEEILARVPLHGAQPVTCGAWRAGQAASLRCALASLPVEVDEALVVLGDGPALSAEAVRRVAAGRGARAADYGSGRAHPVVLPRAEWPGLPDTGDTPGRTVAVALVDCSDLPAPGDVDYASR from the coding sequence GTGCTCGCAGCCGTGATCCTTGCCGCCGGCGAAGGGCGCCGCTACGGAGGCGCCAAGCAGCTGCACGACGTCGGCGGCCGGCCGATGCTGGAGGTGGTCTGCGCGACGGTGGCCGACGCGGGCGTCGAGACGCGGCGCGTGGTGCTCGGCGCCCGTGCCGAGGAGATCCTCGCGCGGGTGCCGCTGCACGGCGCGCAGCCGGTCACCTGCGGCGCGTGGCGCGCCGGCCAGGCCGCCTCGCTGCGCTGCGCCCTGGCATCGCTGCCGGTCGAGGTGGACGAGGCGCTGGTCGTGCTCGGCGACGGGCCGGCGCTGAGCGCCGAGGCGGTGCGCAGGGTGGCAGCCGGCCGCGGTGCGCGGGCCGCTGACTACGGCAGCGGCCGGGCGCACCCCGTGGTGCTCCCGCGCGCGGAGTGGCCCGGGCTCCCGGACACCGGCGACACGCCCGGACGGACGGTCGCCGTCGCGCTCGTGGATTGCTCGGATCTCCCGGCGCCGGGCGACGTCGACTACGCCTCGCGGTGA
- a CDS encoding Xaa-Pro peptidase family protein, which yields MTRPLLIHADSMRDADMFVATGVTVVDPFTYLELDGRRIIVASVLEADVIQRDSRATEVWRDDDFGTRDLVRQGWDYEDAVMERVRRVLERAGVAEVAVPPSFPVALADYLRAKDVAVVPDRAAFEALRRSKDAEQLAAIRAAQRATEASFTAARELLGSASPGPDGLVAGGEPVTSERVRDAIVQTLRAHGCEGEPPLVGAGPTGARVHDLGSGPIHPNEPIIIDVFPQNAASRYCADMTRTFCWGDAPDRLKAMHAAVLEALRRSTEAIAPGVSGERPWEVACDVIEAAGFRTTRQLGEGETLDEDFFHGLGHGVGVEVHEAPNMGLGAREELRAGDVVTVEPGVYRKDFGGVRLEDLVLVTDGGHEVLTDYDYELEIRP from the coding sequence ATGACCAGACCGCTCCTCATCCATGCCGACTCCATGCGCGACGCGGACATGTTCGTGGCCACCGGCGTCACCGTGGTCGACCCGTTCACGTACCTCGAGCTGGACGGCAGGCGGATCATCGTCGCCAGCGTGCTCGAGGCGGACGTGATCCAGCGCGACTCCCGTGCCACGGAGGTGTGGCGCGACGACGATTTCGGCACGCGCGATCTCGTCAGGCAGGGATGGGACTACGAGGACGCGGTCATGGAGCGGGTGCGCCGCGTGCTCGAGCGAGCCGGGGTGGCCGAGGTCGCCGTGCCCCCGTCGTTCCCTGTCGCGCTGGCGGACTACCTGCGCGCGAAGGACGTCGCGGTGGTGCCCGACCGTGCCGCATTCGAGGCGCTACGGCGAAGCAAGGACGCAGAGCAGCTCGCCGCGATCCGTGCCGCGCAGCGCGCCACGGAGGCGTCCTTCACAGCGGCTCGCGAGCTGCTCGGCTCGGCGTCTCCGGGGCCGGACGGTCTCGTCGCCGGCGGCGAGCCGGTCACCAGCGAGCGGGTGCGCGATGCCATCGTGCAGACCCTGCGCGCGCACGGGTGCGAGGGCGAGCCGCCGCTGGTCGGAGCCGGCCCGACCGGAGCACGGGTGCACGACCTCGGCAGCGGCCCGATCCACCCGAACGAGCCGATCATCATCGACGTTTTCCCGCAGAACGCGGCGAGCCGCTACTGCGCCGACATGACGCGCACCTTCTGCTGGGGCGATGCGCCGGACCGGCTGAAGGCGATGCACGCTGCGGTGCTCGAGGCGCTCCGTCGCAGTACCGAGGCGATCGCGCCCGGGGTCTCCGGCGAGCGGCCGTGGGAGGTGGCGTGCGACGTGATCGAGGCTGCCGGGTTCCGCACGACCCGCCAGCTCGGCGAGGGCGAGACGCTCGACGAGGACTTCTTCCACGGCCTCGGCCACGGCGTCGGGGTCGAGGTGCACGAGGCTCCGAACATGGGGCTCGGTGCACGCGAGGAGCTCCGTGCCGGCGACGTCGTGACCGTCGAACCCGGCGTGTACCGCAAGGATTTCGGCGGCGTGCGGCTCGAGGATCTGGTGCTCGTCACCGACGGCGGGCACGAGGTGCTCACCGACTACGACTACGAGCTCGAGATCCGGCCCTAG
- a CDS encoding pitrilysin family protein, translating to MFTKTELPNGLRVITNPMTGAKSVAVMVMLAAGSRYETKPTSGIAHFAEHMFFKGTEKRPTAKDISAEVDGIGGEFNAFTGKEYTGYYIKCAAEHRRLALDVLSDQLLASRFDPDEIEREKGVIIEELNMYVDTPRDHVDDVYETLLYGDQPLGWHIIGRKETIRAATRDTFLGYLDAWYTPRRMVVGAAGAVDGDFAAEVSEKFGHLEDRASGDMAPVEFVQTEPRVMLETRDSDQAHLRLGVRGLETRSPDRYAMQVLTTVLGGGMSSRLFIEVRERLGLAYYVYGYHQSYADTGTLFAQAGVDVERIDQAVGTIAGEFRKLVADPVPADELRRCKNYLKGRMVLQLEDPKGLLMFGLRREVLEDKVAEIDEVLEGIERVTAEDIQRVARQVVVDDGLNLAIVGPFDDQQRFLDVIAA from the coding sequence ATGTTCACCAAGACCGAGCTTCCAAACGGCCTGCGCGTCATCACCAACCCCATGACCGGCGCGAAGTCGGTCGCGGTGATGGTGATGCTCGCCGCCGGCTCCCGCTACGAGACCAAGCCGACCAGCGGCATCGCGCACTTCGCCGAGCACATGTTCTTCAAGGGCACCGAGAAGCGGCCGACCGCAAAGGACATCTCGGCCGAGGTCGACGGCATCGGCGGCGAGTTCAACGCGTTCACGGGCAAGGAGTACACCGGCTACTACATCAAGTGCGCTGCCGAGCACCGCCGGCTGGCGCTCGACGTGCTCTCCGATCAGCTGCTTGCGTCCCGCTTCGACCCCGACGAGATCGAGCGGGAGAAAGGCGTCATCATCGAAGAGCTGAACATGTACGTCGACACGCCGCGCGACCACGTCGACGATGTGTACGAGACGCTGCTCTACGGCGATCAGCCGCTCGGCTGGCACATCATCGGGCGCAAGGAGACGATCCGCGCCGCAACCCGGGACACGTTCCTCGGCTACCTGGACGCCTGGTACACGCCGCGCCGCATGGTCGTGGGAGCGGCCGGTGCCGTCGACGGCGACTTCGCCGCCGAGGTGAGCGAGAAGTTCGGACACCTGGAGGACCGCGCCAGCGGTGACATGGCCCCGGTGGAGTTCGTGCAGACCGAGCCGCGGGTCATGCTCGAGACACGCGACTCCGATCAGGCGCACCTCCGGCTGGGAGTGCGGGGGCTCGAGACGCGAAGCCCCGACCGCTATGCCATGCAGGTGCTGACGACCGTGTTGGGCGGCGGCATGTCCTCGCGGCTGTTCATCGAGGTGCGCGAGCGGCTCGGCCTGGCCTACTACGTCTACGGCTACCACCAGAGCTACGCGGACACGGGCACGCTCTTCGCCCAGGCGGGGGTCGATGTCGAGCGCATCGACCAGGCGGTCGGGACGATCGCGGGCGAGTTCCGCAAGCTGGTCGCGGACCCGGTGCCGGCCGACGAGCTGCGGCGCTGCAAGAACTACCTCAAGGGCCGCATGGTGCTGCAGCTCGAGGACCCCAAGGGCCTGCTGATGTTCGGCCTGCGGCGCGAGGTGCTCGAGGACAAGGTGGCCGAGATCGACGAGGTGCTGGAGGGAATCGAGCGCGTCACCGCAGAGGACATCCAGCGAGTCGCCCGCCAAGTCGTGGTCGACGACGGCCTCAACCTCGCGATCGTAGGGCCGTTCGACGACCAGCAGCGGTTCCTGGACGTCATCGCCGCCTGA
- a CDS encoding dienelactone hydrolase family protein — protein MTPTPDPSSPVRSETVRVDAPDGPADVLVSRPEGGGPLPAVLLYTDAYGIRPAAQAHVERLASHGYLVIAPNLFYRHGPPRVVPDLERLMRSEDRSALFEALGPKMAALTPDATVADARAWLGCLAERPDVRDGPIGTVGYCLGGRLSLRTAGAFPDAVSAAASFHGGNLATTEGDSPHLVAVNAAAELYIGHADNDRSMDPEQMGRLTRALAEAHVRHTAELYVGAGHGWTQTDTPVYDEPSAERHWQRLVDLFDRVLG, from the coding sequence GTGACGCCGACGCCCGACCCCTCGAGTCCGGTCCGGAGCGAGACCGTGCGGGTGGACGCGCCCGATGGCCCCGCAGACGTGCTGGTGTCCCGGCCCGAGGGCGGCGGGCCGCTTCCCGCCGTGCTGCTCTACACCGACGCCTACGGCATCCGTCCTGCGGCGCAGGCCCATGTCGAGCGCCTCGCGTCCCACGGGTACCTGGTGATTGCGCCGAACCTGTTCTACCGGCATGGTCCGCCGCGTGTCGTCCCCGACCTCGAGCGGCTGATGCGCTCGGAGGACCGCTCCGCGCTGTTCGAGGCGCTGGGGCCGAAGATGGCGGCTCTGACGCCCGACGCGACCGTGGCCGACGCCCGCGCCTGGCTGGGATGCCTGGCGGAGCGGCCGGACGTCCGCGACGGCCCGATCGGCACGGTCGGGTACTGCCTGGGCGGCCGCCTCAGCCTGCGCACCGCCGGCGCGTTTCCCGACGCCGTTTCGGCGGCGGCCAGCTTCCACGGCGGCAACCTTGCCACGACCGAGGGGGACAGCCCACACCTCGTGGCGGTGAACGCGGCGGCTGAGCTCTACATCGGCCACGCCGACAACGACCGCTCGATGGATCCGGAGCAGATGGGCAGGCTCACCAGGGCGCTCGCCGAGGCCCATGTCCGCCACACCGCCGAGCTCTACGTCGGCGCCGGCCACGGGTGGACGCAGACGGACACGCCTGTGTACGACGAGCCGTCCGCGGAGCGCCACTGGCAGCGCCTCGTGGACCTGTTCGACCGCGTGCTCGGTTAA
- a CDS encoding sigma-70 family RNA polymerase sigma factor yields the protein MSDLEAVYRDHWGRVLAALIGFLGDFDLAEEAAQEAFARAAERWPADGTPDHPAAWLIATGRNRAVDRIRRDRTYEAKLRQLEPVEGVEDEMDDTGFPDERLELVFTCCHPALSLDAQVALTLRTLGGLTTEQIAHAFLVPETTMAQRLVRAKKKIAAAGIPFRVPPPHLLPDRLSAVLATVYLIFNQGYTSGGTLTAEAIRLGTALTALMPDEPEPLGLLALMLLQDARRDARVRDGAIVLLEDQDRALWDERQIAAGIAALDRGLALRGRGPYVVQAAIAALHVEPERDWPQIAVLYGELARLTASPVVELNRAVAVAEAHGAAAGLRIADALDLDGYRYLHTTRGELLRRLGRLDEAREAYRRALPLVTDAHERAFVQRRLADLPG from the coding sequence GTGAGCGACCTCGAGGCGGTCTATCGCGACCACTGGGGCCGCGTGCTGGCCGCGCTGATCGGCTTCCTCGGCGACTTCGACCTCGCCGAGGAAGCCGCGCAGGAGGCGTTCGCCCGGGCGGCCGAGCGATGGCCCGCCGACGGCACACCCGACCACCCGGCCGCCTGGCTGATCGCCACGGGCCGCAACAGGGCGGTCGACCGCATCCGCCGCGACCGCACCTACGAGGCGAAGCTCCGGCAGCTGGAGCCGGTGGAGGGGGTGGAGGACGAGATGGACGACACGGGCTTCCCGGACGAACGGCTCGAGCTGGTCTTCACGTGCTGCCACCCCGCGCTCTCGCTCGATGCGCAGGTGGCGCTCACGCTGCGCACCCTGGGCGGGCTGACGACCGAGCAGATCGCACACGCGTTCCTGGTACCCGAGACCACCATGGCGCAGAGGCTCGTCCGCGCAAAGAAGAAGATCGCGGCCGCCGGAATCCCGTTCCGCGTCCCGCCGCCGCACCTGCTTCCCGACCGCCTGTCTGCCGTACTGGCAACGGTGTATCTGATCTTCAATCAGGGGTATACGTCGGGAGGGACGCTCACGGCGGAGGCGATACGCCTCGGCACCGCGCTGACCGCGTTGATGCCGGACGAGCCGGAGCCGCTCGGGCTGCTCGCGCTGATGCTGCTGCAGGACGCCCGGCGGGACGCGCGGGTGCGGGACGGGGCGATCGTGCTGCTCGAGGACCAGGACCGGGCGCTGTGGGATGAGCGCCAGATCGCAGCCGGCATCGCCGCGCTCGACCGCGGTCTCGCACTCCGCGGCCGCGGCCCCTACGTCGTGCAGGCGGCGATCGCGGCACTGCATGTGGAGCCGGAGCGCGACTGGCCGCAGATCGCCGTCCTCTACGGCGAGCTGGCGCGGCTGACCGCGTCCCCGGTGGTCGAGCTGAACCGGGCCGTCGCCGTCGCCGAAGCGCACGGCGCGGCGGCCGGGCTGCGGATCGCGGATGCCCTCGACCTCGACGGCTACCGCTATCTCCACACGACGCGCGGGGAGCTGCTCCGCCGGCTGGGACGCCTGGACGAGGCGCGTGAGGCCTATCGCCGCGCGCTGCCGCTGGTCACGGACGCCCACGAGCGGGCGTTCGTGCAGAGGCGGCTGGCCGACCTTCCGGGTTAA
- a CDS encoding YciI family protein, whose protein sequence is MKYVLLIQQGTTPTPASPDEWAKLSAEEQQQVYADYQAVTQTPGVTPGTGLQPPETATTVRVQDGRTLTTDGPFTETKEALGGWLTYEAEDLDAAIELAARIPAARMGGAIEIRPVAEW, encoded by the coding sequence ATGAAGTACGTGCTCTTGATCCAGCAGGGCACCACCCCCACCCCGGCCAGCCCCGATGAGTGGGCGAAGCTGTCCGCCGAGGAGCAGCAGCAGGTGTACGCCGACTACCAGGCCGTCACCCAGACGCCCGGCGTCACGCCCGGCACGGGACTGCAGCCGCCGGAGACGGCAACGACCGTGCGGGTGCAGGACGGCCGCACGCTGACGACCGACGGCCCCTTCACCGAGACGAAGGAGGCGCTCGGCGGATGGCTGACCTACGAGGCCGAGGATCTTGACGCGGCGATCGAGCTGGCCGCCCGGATCCCGGCTGCCCGGATGGGCGGCGCGATCGAGATCCGGCCGGTCGCCGAGTGGTGA
- a CDS encoding MOSC domain-containing protein, with product MTPFDLEVRDCLAVILQSQLPAPDGDALTFFGQWLAERNLGLVPVADPDAFAWPGPWIAGVRRGDRRHAVVMFGSPAGPLHDPEAVLAGGGTIEQGWLLARLDVRLPIDEPYGTTPGTGRVAAILVADAAERPLVRVDTGRAVEGRGLEGDRYHAGQGTFSKPGRGYQLTLVEAEVLDDIGLPWEAARRNIVTTGIELNALVGRRFAVGDAECVGRRLAEPCSHLERLARPGILRPLVHRGGLRADILRGGTIALGDRIAAIG from the coding sequence ATGACGCCGTTCGACCTCGAGGTGCGGGACTGCCTGGCCGTCATCCTCCAGTCGCAGCTGCCGGCTCCGGACGGCGACGCCCTCACCTTCTTCGGCCAGTGGCTGGCGGAGAGGAATCTCGGGCTCGTGCCGGTGGCGGATCCCGACGCGTTCGCCTGGCCGGGGCCCTGGATCGCCGGCGTACGGCGCGGCGATCGCCGTCATGCGGTGGTCATGTTCGGGTCGCCCGCCGGGCCGCTCCACGACCCGGAGGCCGTGCTCGCCGGCGGCGGGACGATCGAGCAGGGGTGGCTGCTCGCCCGCCTGGACGTCCGCCTGCCGATCGACGAGCCATACGGCACGACGCCCGGTACCGGCCGGGTGGCGGCCATCCTGGTGGCGGACGCCGCCGAACGGCCGCTGGTGCGGGTCGACACCGGACGCGCCGTGGAGGGCCGGGGGCTCGAGGGCGACCGCTACCACGCCGGGCAGGGGACGTTCAGCAAGCCCGGGCGCGGCTACCAGCTGACCCTGGTCGAGGCGGAGGTGCTGGACGACATCGGCCTTCCGTGGGAGGCAGCGCGCCGCAACATCGTCACCACCGGCATCGAGCTGAACGCGCTGGTCGGCCGGCGGTTCGCGGTGGGCGACGCCGAATGCGTCGGCCGCCGGCTGGCCGAGCCTTGCTCGCATCTTGAGCGGCTCGCGCGCCCCGGGATCCTGCGCCCTCTCGTCCATCGCGGCGGGCTTCGAGCCGACATCCTGCGCGGAGGGACGATCGCCCTCGGCGACCGGATCGCGGCCATCGGCTGA
- a CDS encoding endonuclease NucS domain-containing protein, translating into MRILVARCEIAYHGRATTRLGAGDRVILFKQDGSLCVHADKGFKPLNYMPGPTAVSQEGDVIRVYRPASDESLVIVLHEVFADAEQPLEDDAVLEHEGAERQIHVLLERAPETIEAGLTVLERERFTDTGPIDLFCRDAEGRTVVVEVKRTRAVAAHVEQLTRYCQRVDLDPVHAPCRGILVAPEIAPQARVLCEARGYAFVELDFGALKDGAAPELTLFE; encoded by the coding sequence ATGCGGATCCTCGTCGCCCGTTGCGAGATCGCCTACCACGGGCGCGCCACGACGCGGCTCGGCGCCGGCGACCGCGTGATCCTGTTCAAGCAGGACGGCTCGCTCTGCGTCCACGCGGACAAGGGGTTCAAGCCCCTGAACTACATGCCCGGGCCGACAGCCGTCAGCCAGGAGGGGGACGTCATCAGGGTCTACCGCCCGGCATCGGACGAGTCGCTCGTGATCGTCCTGCACGAGGTGTTCGCGGACGCCGAGCAACCGCTCGAGGACGATGCCGTGCTCGAGCACGAGGGCGCCGAGCGCCAGATCCACGTGCTGCTCGAGCGGGCTCCCGAGACGATCGAGGCAGGGCTGACGGTGCTCGAGCGGGAGCGGTTCACGGACACCGGGCCGATCGACCTGTTCTGCCGCGATGCCGAGGGCCGCACCGTGGTAGTCGAGGTGAAGCGGACGCGGGCGGTCGCTGCCCACGTCGAGCAGCTGACCCGGTACTGTCAGCGCGTCGATCTCGACCCTGTGCATGCTCCCTGCCGCGGTATCCTGGTCGCCCCCGAGATTGCGCCTCAGGCGCGGGTGCTCTGCGAGGCGCGCGGCTACGCCTTCGTGGAGCTCGACTTCGGCGCGTTGAAGGACGGGGCCGCGCCCGAGCTGACGCTCTTCGAGTGA
- a CDS encoding SRPBCC family protein, with the protein MTFTTDSTIAAPAAEAFAAMADARNEPAWNGQVSRSELLSGEPIGQGSRFLTVNRGQEYEAVITTHRQPELLVFEVTGKQMDITATFRFSHDGAGSRLHGDFDFRPKGALRFAFPAMGPMIRRDLRKQSASFAAFASDRGAHPAAQA; encoded by the coding sequence GTGACGTTCACCACGGACAGCACGATCGCGGCGCCGGCAGCGGAGGCGTTCGCGGCCATGGCGGACGCCCGCAACGAGCCGGCGTGGAACGGGCAGGTGTCGCGCTCGGAGCTCCTGAGCGGTGAGCCGATCGGTCAGGGCTCCCGGTTCCTCACGGTCAACCGCGGGCAGGAGTACGAGGCGGTGATCACGACCCACCGGCAGCCCGAGCTGCTCGTCTTCGAGGTCACCGGCAAGCAGATGGACATCACGGCGACGTTCCGGTTCAGCCACGACGGCGCCGGGTCGCGGCTGCACGGCGACTTCGACTTCCGGCCCAAGGGCGCGCTCCGGTTCGCGTTCCCCGCGATGGGGCCGATGATCCGCCGCGACCTCCGGAAGCAGTCCGCCTCGTTCGCAGCGTTCGCGTCGGACCGCGGCGCGCACCCGGCAGCCCAGGCGTAG